The Tenuifilum thalassicum genome includes the window AAAAAAGGCATGTAACCGAACGTATTGACAAGTTTCTTACACACAAGTTTTTTGGATTCCCAATTTTCATTTTCCTTATATGGCTAACCTTTTTCACTACATTCACAGTTGGCCAATACCCAATGAACTGGATAGAATTGGGTGTAGACTGGATAAGTAAAACAATAAACTCTTATATGACCGAGGGTCCACTAAAAGACCTTTTGGTAAATGGAATAATTAGCGGCGTTGGAAGTGTTATAGTTTTCTTACCTAACATCCTCATCCTTTTTCTATTCATCTCATTATTAGAAGATACAGGTTACATGGCGCGTGCAGCATTTATCATGGATAAGCTAATGCACAAGATAGGATTGCATGGAAAATCATTCATACCTCTTGTTATGGGATTTGGATGTAATGTACCCGCAATAATGGCGTCGAGAACAATTGAAAATAAGAACAATCGTTTAGTTACTATGCTCATTACCCCCTTTATGAGTTGTAGTGCACGACTACCAGTTTACATCCTAATTTTAGGTGCATTTTTCCCCGAACATGCCGGTAATCTTCTTTTTGTAATATATTTCACAGGAATTTTAATTGCAATTGGAACCGCTCTTCTTTTCAAGAAAACAATATTTAAGGCTGAAGACATTCCATTTGTAATGGAACTGCCACCCTACAGAATGCCTACACTTCGCTCTACGATTTTTCATATGTGGCATAAAGGTTCACAGTACCTTAAAAAGATGGGTGGAGTAATTTTGGTAGCCGTTATATTCATTTGGGCCTTAGGATATTTTCCTAGTGAAATTGAGTACTCAAAAGATTACGACAAATCGTTAAAATCATTGACTCAAGAAATTGAAAATCAAAACACCTCCAAAGAAGCCACCGATAGCCTTATGGCTAGAATTCATCAAATAGAATTAGAAAAGGAAGCCGAACGTCAAGAAAAATCCTATTTGGGCAGAATTGGAAAGTTTATTGAGCCAGCTATTCGTCCATTGGGCTTCGATTGGAAAATGGGAGTTAGCTTACTTTCTGGTGTGGCAGCAAAAGAAATTGTTGTTAGCACTTTAGGTGTACTATACCAATCGGATACCGAAACGGATACCAATAACCTAGCGGAAAAGTTGAGAGCTGAGACTCATCAGGGAGGTGCACTTCATGGGGAGTTTGTTTTCACTAAGGTTACAGCACTAGCATTTTTAATATTTATTCTTGTCTACTTCCCTTGTGTCGCAGTTATTTCTGCAATAAAAAACGAATCGGGCTCGTGGAAATGGGCAATCTTTACAATATTCTTTACAACTGGATTAGCTTGGTTGCTAGCTTTTCTGGTTTATCAAATTGGAAACTTAATAGTAGGTTGATATGGTGCAAGAGATTTTAGTTTACCTGATAATAGCTGGTGCAATAGCTTATACGGCATACAATGTTTATCAAATTTTTAATCCTAAGAAGATAAACTCTGGTAAGTGTGCCGGATGCTCAACGGGTTCATGTGAAATAAAGAGTTTTGCAAACAAGAAAATTTAACATAATTTGATTAGCAATTAGTAGCTTAAATAAAGTTAAGCCCTTGCTGACTTAAATTAAATGCAATGCATAAAAACACTTAAATAATCTAGCAAATGAAAACAGTAAATCTTAAGGTGAAAAACATGAAATGTATGGGATGTGTTAACTCCATACAAAATAGCCTTACTGGGATGAATGGGATTAATGATGTTAAAATTGATTTAACCAATCAAACAGTAACGCTTACGTATGAATCCGATAATGCACTAGAAGATGTTTTTTCTAAACTAAAAGATATAGGATATCCAGCCGAGAAATTATAGCACATGATGTTTTCAATGCTATAATTAATAAATAGGTATAAGAGCAAAATTCCATATCCTTGTTAAAAACTTTTATACGGAAACCAAACAACGGTTTCCGATTTTTTATACATTTGCAATGCAAAACTAGGGGTGCCTGGCAAAGGCTGAGATCATACCCTTTAAACCTGAACAGGATAATACCTGCGGAGGGAAGTTTTGAGGTGTCAATTCTCCAAGCTTTTACCCTGTTGCATCTCCTAGTTTATTAAGTCAAACTAAAACTAATAAACTATGGAGTATCTGGTTTCCAAAGGAATTGTTGATTCCTACTTCGAAAAATTCAAAAAAATCCTAAATGTAGATGTTGCCATCGTAGGTGGCGGTCCTTCAGGACTTTTAGCATCCTACTACCTGGCTAAGAATGGTGTAAACGTCGTTCTTTTCGAACGCAAATTAGCTCCAGGAGGTGGAATGTGGGGCGGTGCCATGATGTTTAACGATATTATAGTCCAACACGAGGCATTGCCAATTGTTAATGAGTTAGGGATAAACCACAAACCTTACGCTGAAGGATTATATGTAATTGACTCCCTTCAGGCAACATCTTCGCTAATCTACCATGCAAGCAAAGCAGGCGCTACGCTAATGAACTGCATTTCCGTTGAGGATGTTGTCATACAAGACGAAAAAGTAAACGGTGTAGTTATAAACTGGGCTCCAGTTCACCGCGAAAGGATGCACGTTGATCCTATCATTGTAACTGCAAAAGTTGTTCTTGACGCAACCGGTCACGATTGTGAAGTGGCAAGAATCCTAGAGCGCAAGAATGGCATTAAACTTAACACACCAACTGGAAGCGTAATTGGGGAACGTAGTATGAGTGTTTACGAGGCCGAGAAAACTACCATTGAAAACACCAAAGAGATTTATCCGGGTTTGTTTGTCTCGGGCATGGCTGCAAATGGTGTTAGTGGAAGTTTCCGCATGGGGCCAATATTTGGAGGTATGCTTCTTTCTGGTCAAAAAGTTGCAAATACCATACTTAACGCAGTTAATCAAACAGTTTAGCTATGATAAGAAAAGAAGAAGGGTTTGGGCTATATGTAATTATTACACGCCCAACCCTTTCATATACTACAATAGCTGAGCAATGTGTTAAGTTGGGTATTAAAATGCTACAGCTAAGAGAAAAGCATCTTGACGATAGGCATCTTCTGAAAGTAGCTCGTGAACTCAGACAAATCACCAAGGGAACCAATACAAAACTTGTAATAAACGACCGACCTGATATTGCAGCACTTTGCGATGCCGATTACCTACACCTTGGACAAGATGATATACCAATTGAAGAGGCTCGCAAGATTGTAGGGAATATGAAGATTGGATTATCGACCCATTCCATTGCACAAGCCAAAGAAGCCCTAACGAAAAATCCCGATTACATCGGCTTTGGTCCAATTTATCCAACTAATGCTAAAGCAAAACCCGACCCACCTGTTGGAACTGAACAGCTAAAACAGGTAGTAGAGTTTAGTAGCGTACCAGTTGTTGCAATTGGAGGAATCTTTCCTGAAAATATTGAGGAAGTTCTTAGTGCTGGAGCAACTAGCATTGCCATGGTACGTCACCTAATGCAAACAGAATTTTTTACAGAATGTGCTAAAATGATAATTGAAAGGATTGAAAACTATGAATACTCAACTTCAATATGCAGCTAAGGGAATAGTCACCCCAGAAATGGAGCAAGCTGCCTTACACGATGGCGTTTCACCCAATTGGATATGCGCTCAAATTGCAGCAGGGCGGTGTGTTATTCCTAAAAACAAAAATCACAACATAAAAGCCAGAGCAATAGGTGATGGTCTTCCAACAAAAATTAATGCTAATATTGGAACATCTGGAAAGCATTGCTCCATAAACGAAGAGTTAGAAAAGTTAAAAATTGCTGCCAAATATGGCGCCGATTCAATAATGGACCTTTCAACGGGAGGCGATTTATTTCTAATTCTCTCAGAAGTTCTAAAGAACTCACCAGTAATGGTTGGCACGGTTCCAATCTATACCGTTGTAGCAAGAAAAGGAGAATTAGGCTTAAGCGATGAATTTATTTTTGACCCCGAGGAACTATTCCATGAAATTGAGGAGCAGGCAAAATTGGGCGTTGATTTCATGACCCTACACTGCGCTGTGACTCGCGAAAGTATTCGCTATCTCAAGACACATAAAAGAGTTACAGGCATTGTAAGCCGAGGAGGTTCATTAATTTATCGTTATATTAAACAAACAGGTAAAGAGAATCCTCTATACGAGCAATACGACAGAGTACTAGAAATATGCCAAAGGTACGATGTAACTATAAGTTTAGGAGATGGATTGCGCCCTGGTAGTGGCGCCGATGCAAACGACCACAGTCAAATTGAAGAACTGCTTATTCAAGGCGATTTAGTTAGGCGTGCCCAAGAAAAAGGAGTTCAAGTTATGGTTGAAGGCCCAGGTCACATGCCTCTCAACCAAATCGAAGCTAACATGAAACTAATGAAACGTATTTGTTATGGTGCTCCCCTTTACGTTTTAGGCCCACTTACTACCGATGCTGCAGCGGGTTACGACCATATTGCAGGTGCAATTGGCGGTGCAATTGCTGCCACCCATGGTGCTAATTTCCTTTGTTATGTTACCCCCGCAGAACATCTCTGCTTACCTAATATCGATGACGTTAAACAAGGTGTTATTGCTAGCCGAATTGCTGCACATTCTGCCGACATTGCTAATGGTCTCCCACTCGCTACATTAAACGATCTAAATTTATCGCGAGCTCGGTATGAGCTAAACTGGAACGAAATGTTCAAGTATATGATTGACCCAGAAAATGCACGCAAAAGAAAAAATGATTCGGAAAGCGAGAAGGACGATTACTGCACAATGTGCGGAGAATTATGCGCAATGAAAACTTACAAAAACTCAAGTAACTAATTTTATCTCATCAGCCTGGAGTAACTCCAGGCTGATTAATGTTTCAAAAAATGGTTCACATTTGCTGTATAGCTGCTCACGATACAAGCAATGGTGCTGGCATTACGCACGATTGTATTGTTGCTCATGATTTTGGCATAATGGCACATCCTGTTATTACAGCCATAACTACTCAGTCGTTTTACAATGTAGAAAAGATTGAACCCATTTATCCTGAAATAGTTAAAATGCAGTTAGAAAGTATTTTCAGAAATTTTCCAATAGCTGCAATTAAAATCGGAATGCTTTACGATCCAGAAACTATTAAAGCTGTTGCAGGAACTATTTCTCAACATCCCGATGCGATTACAATAGTTGACCCCATCATTAAATCGAGCGGTGGAGAAAACCTTTTGGCTAGGAAAGGATATAATACCTTAAAAGAAGAGTTATTACCCTTGGCAAATATTATCACTCCTAACAGAAATGAGCTCGAACAACTTTCAGAAATGGCTATTAACAGCATTGATGATGCGTTAAAAGCAGCACAAGTAATTTCAAGCCAGTATAAATGCAATGTTTTGGTTAAAGGTGGCCATTTTGATGGAACTATTTTAGAAGATTTCCTAATTGGCAACAACCTAAAAACATCTGTTACTCACGAACGTCGAAATTATAGGTACAACCATGGTAGCGGATGTACTCTTTCAACAGCACTAACATGCGCTTTAGCACTTGGATACAATAATCAGGAAGCTCTAAGGCATGCAGTAAACTACACTACCAAGTATTTTGATAGCATGAACATATCAATGTTTGAGTAGAATAATTTAAAATTTAGCGCCAAAACTAAAATAAAGCATACCTTTCTGAGGTTCAGTCAGGTACCTGTAATTAACAGAGCCACTAAGGTTTGATAATAGTTTATAATGAAGGCCCAATAGAATAAAGTGAGATCTTTCAATGTTTAGTGGTAAAGAGCGATTAATATAATCGTACCGGCCTATTATATCGGCCATAGGAGTAACAGAATAGCTTAGAAATGAGGAAATACCCCAAAAATCAGAATTCTTAGTAAATCCGTAATTTTTAACTGCATTATATTCAACTGCAAAACGATAACGCTCACTTTTGTAACCAGCAAAAAGCGATGTAACGCTTTTATCGTGACCTCCTATAAGGCTCTTTGGTGCAGGTGAAAAATCGGAATAAAACTTAACAATTGCACCTTTAACTGGGTAATACTCTAGGTTTAGTGAGTAAAGAAAATTGGCATCGCTATCCTGATGTTTAAATGGGCCATCTCCATTCGTTACAGAAAGTTGAGCTAGTAGTTTTGAGTTGTATTTCAGATCGACTTGAGCACCGAAATCGGCAGGATTACCATACCTGTGCACCTCTTGGAAGGTGAAATAGATATATCGGTATCCCCAAAACTTGTCCTGTGTGGTTAAATACTGTGTGTTTAATAGCTGTCCAATATGAAAATCGATAAAAGATGCTGGTGAATACTTTATTTCTGCCATTTTTAAAAAAGCTGTATAACGGCTACCCTCGTTGTAAGAAACATTTAACTCTGCCCCTAAACTATCGGTTACTCTGATAGCGTTTGTGGTTCGGGTTACGTCGTAAATGAGTGTGGCTTTAAACCTATCGTTCAAAGAAGCCGAATAACCCAAAAGCGCCGTAGGCATCTCAAATGCGCTACTTGGTGTATTACTACCACTAAGAGTGGTGTAATATGACGCAAAAATATTAGCCCAAATTTTATGCTTTAGCACATCGGTTGGATTCTTTTTACTCAATGAATCCTGAGAAAATGAATTTATGGTAAGTAAGCTTGAAAGTAATATCAGTAAACCTGTTCGCATTTTTTAAAAATTTAGCCGCGAAGGTATGAATATCGTTACTTTTAACAAAGAAAGACAAGGTGTTTCTGGGCAGAGTATTTAATCACATTGCCTCTATTATGGAAAATTCAAGCATGTATAGAATGATAAAAAAATATCATCCTAGCAACACAACTAGAAACTGTGTAATATCAATCTTTTTCAGATAAGCTAGGTAGAAGTTCATCCCTCACCCACTTGTAGTTTGGTTCTATGGCCAAAATTTTTAAATAGATGTTTTTTGCGAGCCTCTTATCACCTGCTTTCTTGGCAGCCAGCCCCATTTGAGTGTAAGTATTTATATACCACCAGGTCTTTTTGAGCGGTTTTTCCAATTCTATTTGCTCAATAGCTTTACGATAATAAGCAATGGCTTCAATAGGATTTCCTCCTACTATTGAAGGTGCATAATGCATAGCATTCCCTTTTTCAATAATTGCATAGATATTGGATGGGTCAATGGATAATGCTTCATTTATAAGTGAGGCACTTTTAGGCCCAAGAAAAGGAACCTTATAAGGGCTTATTGAAATTCGGTATGCCAGCAATGCAGCCTGAATGGCTTTAGAAGACGATTTATAATTTGATGATTTTACTAATATATTGGCATTATCTTCAGCTTTTTCTATTAGCTTTTCAGCTTTATCTATCTGCTTATTTCCTAATAAGTAACCAATATAACCATATTGAGCATGCAAAAGTTTAAATCGAGTTGTTGGTGAAGGTGATATGGAAACCAAAACCTCGAGTTCGCCTATCACCTTTTCCCAGTCATCCATTTTGCCAGTAACAAAAGCTTGGTATAAACGCTTATCGTACTCATCATAGTTATAGTCAACAGTGGTTTCGCTAACACTAACCAACGAAACAATAAGGGACATAAACAAAACTAAGCCTTTCAACATACTGCAAGAACTATATTATTTTTCTACCCTTCCAAATGAGTTTCACCTTTTTCTGGTTTCTTTCCCATTTGATAACCATTAACAAAAAGGCTATCTGTTGAAATGGAAATAGTAAAACAGTTTTAATAATACTATGTTTTGAAAGATCAGCAACAAGTATCCTTGCCATTAAAACCGAAAAGAAATAAACAAAAATCAGAGGGAATGGTAAAAATGTAAGAACAAGTATAGGGCCAATAGTTGTAAAAGCAGCAAGTCCTATCATAAAGTAATGGTTTTGACTGAATAACTGGAAAATATTTTCAGACACACCATTTATTGCATCAGCAGGATTAGGGTACATCCTGCAACGTATATCACTAGGCAAGCCAAGTAAAACTTCTGCTTTAAACTTTAACCGTTTTATTTTTTTTTGATTCGTTTTAATTTTCTTCCAAGATTTATTTTGAAGCATTTCTTGAAAATGATCACGGAAGAAATCGGCACTAAGCAATATCATTTGACTATTTGTTTCAAATAGCAATATGAGCTTTCTCAAAGACATAAATTTTAATGGATTCAACGATAGCAAAACCCACTGCATAAAAGGAACCGATATAGCCTCTGCCAATGATCCTAAAATCTGATAGGGGAAAAATAAAAGTAGATCAAGTTTCTTATACTGAATGTATGAAATGGAATTCTCAATTACATTCTTTGTTATCCTTGCACTAGGATCAATAAAAAGAAAGTATTCTCCTTTTGCTCGGTTTGCCAATTCTTGGTAAGCCTTATTTTTATTCAACCTTTCATCTGAAGTTTCTTCGCAATATACTATTTGAAACCGCTTATCGCTCTGTACAAAATTTTTAACAGTTTGCTTAGCAGAGTCGGTTAAAAAGCCGTAAATGATAACCTCAAAGTGCGAATAGGATTGAACTTGCAAGTTGGAAAGTAAATATAGTATATTATTCTCCTTATTAAGAGCAGGGATTAAAACAGAAATAAAAGTTTGTGTTTTAACAGGAAAAGATTGCAAATAGGGCTGAGAGAGATAGTTGAATAGAACAACAAAAAAACGTACGCACGCAAAAAGCACAAAAGGCAAAACTACGTAAAACGAAATCATTGTTTATAAAGTTTATCCTGTTTATATATACTCTGTTTAAGAAAAAGATTGTATGTCAGCTGAAATTGAGTCAAACTAAAGTCGGTTAACCTATCATATTCTTGTAGGTAAATGGTTAGCGAAGGCTTTTTGTAATTATAGTAGTCGATAAGGTTCGCACACATTAAAAGCCTAAAATTATCTGACTGCTGTGCAATTCGTTCAATACCCTTTTGAAACTCAAGTCCCATGTGATGTTGACTGTGAAGCCTCCCCTGTGGGTAATACACCAAAACATTGTTTGGCTGCGTTAGAACCTCCGAAGCAAACCTTAAACTTTCAAGCATACCTTTTGAAGTTGGAACAATTGCATACGCACCGAGTTTTTTTAAAAACCGATGCTTCTTAAGTTCACTTTCGAGCATCATCAGATAAAACTCTTTGCGAAGAAGCATGGTGTTGAGCTTCCAGGCAAAAAAACCGTCCCACCAGCTAAAATGGTTTGGGATTAAGAGTACTGAGCGGTTATCGGGAGTAAAGTCGCCCTCAATGCGAATTTCCCTAAAATGTAGATTTAACAAAAGATTGGCGTATACCTTAAAGAGAAAATAAAACAAATCGATTTTTGGAGGTTTAATTACTTCCATTAGCATGAAATATTTACCTAAAGTTAACCAATGGAACAATAAAAACAAACTGACAAATTTTAAAAAGCATAAAAATAAACGAAGATGCTATATAAGTTTGAAAGGCAATTTCATAGTCACAACAACTAGTTGAAAAATACTTTTAATGATTAAATAGATTTGGATCGCGAAAAGAAAAAATCCCATTAGCAAGTTCAATTCTTGCTTTTGCCTCCTCGTGATTTGGATTTATTTCTAGAACCTTCGCATAGAAACCCAACGCTTTTGACTCTTGCCCCATTCGTGAGTAAAGCCGACCCCAACAATAAATAGTTTCTTCATCATCTGGGTTAAGAGATTCTAAGTACTCTTTTGCCTGCTCAAACTTTCCTTCAGCAAGTAATTTATTGAACTTTTCCATTTTTTACTCATTTAATATCCTTATCCCCTTATAACCATATAACCTGTTACGCTCAATGTAATCCCAAACATCATCGGGTACATAACCCAATACATCTTTATCTTTAGCAATAATTGATCGAATAAGAGTTGCTGAAATGCCAATTATAGGAGCATCTACAAGGCTAAAACGTTCCGATGGGAACTCCTGCTTGTATGCATTACATTCCCTTGGATAAACCATAAAATCATAGGAAGAAATAAGTTCGTCATATCCCTTCCACTTGGGGAGTGTTTCCACAGTATCGGAACCAATAATTAAAACAAAATTATAATCGGGATAAGTACTTTTCAGCACCTTTAAGGTATCAATAGTATATGACGGCCTTGGTAAGTTCATTTCCACATCACATACTTTCAGCCTTGTATTATTCTCATGTATTGCAAGCTTAGCCATATTCAACCGGTGCTCATCGGATTCTAGTTCATCGGCTTTTTTAAGCGGATTAAGAGGGCTAACCACAAACCATATCTCATCAAGATCTGAGAATTCTAGGATATACTCGGCAATCACCAGGTGACCTGTATGAATTGGATTAAATGAACCGAAAAAGAGGCCTACTTTCATATCTATTCAAATAAAAATTTTCTAACCACGGTTTCTGCTTCTACAAATGCACTCTCAACCTGATTGTTTGTAAGGATGTAATCGAATTGGGGCGCAAAGGACAATTCCTCTTGCGCCTTGCCTATTCTAACATTAATTGTTTCTTCGGTTTCAGTACCCCGTTTCAACAACCTTTTCCTTAACTCATCAATAGAAGGTGGTTTAACAAAAACAGCAAGCGAATTTTTGGGGAACTTCTTTTTTAGGTTAAGTCCACCTTTTACATCAACATCAAACATTACATGATGCCCTTTGTCCCAAATACGTTTTAACTCCGACCATAAAGTTCCATAGTATGATCCAGGATACACCTCTTCCCATTCAACAAACTCTCCCCTTTCAATTTTTTCTTTAAATTCTTCAACTGTCAGGAAGTAGTAATCCTTACCGTGAATTTCACCATCTCGGGGTTTACGGCTGCAGGCCGAAATAGAAAACTCAAGTTGAGGGAACTTTTCAAGCAGGTGCTTTACAATTGTTGTTTTTCCCGCCCCTGATGGCGCTGAAAATATTAGGAGTTTACCTTCCATTCCTTACAAAATGTTTAAAACCTGTTCTTTAATTTTCTCCAGCTCATCTTTCATCATCACTACTATTCTTTGAATTTCGGCATCATTTGCTTTTGAACCAAGGGTGTTGATTTCACGTCCCATTTCCTGAGCAATAAACCCAAGTTTTCGGCCCACAGGCTCATTTAGAGCCACGGTTTCGGTGAAATAATTACAATGCTGCTTTAAACGAACTTTTTCTTCTGTAATATCAAGTTTTTCTAAATAGTATATTACCTCCTGTTCAAACCTATTTGCATCAACCTTTATGTCGTTAGAGAGCAGTTTAAGTGATTCAGCTAAACGGTTCCGAACATTTTCAATTCTTTGTTTCTCGAAAGGGATAACCTTGTCAAGGTAATCTAAGATATGTTGCACCCTACTTAACAGATCATTCTGAAGGATAGCACCCTCTTGCTTTCTAAAATCAACAAGAGCACGTAATGCATCTAAACATGTTTCTTTTACAACCTTAAGTTCATCGGGTTCTATCTCTTCCTTGGTTGCCTTAACTACTTCAGGCAAACGAAGCACAGCAGGAATAGCTGTTGAAGGATTTAGTTCTAAATCATTGTTTTTTGATATGCTATTAAGCTGATTATAATAAGCCATAAAAACAGCCTCATTAATAGGAATAGCTTTTGTTTCAGCCGTTTCTTCAACCGAGATGCTTAAATCCACCTTGCCTCTTTGCAGTTCTTTAGAAACTAAATTCCTAATTTCCATCTCCAAATCGCGATAAACACCAGGAAGTCTAGTGTTTAAATCAAGTTGTTTTGAGTTAAGGGAACGGACCTCAACAACAATCTTTTTGTTTTTATACTCCCTTTCGGCCTTTCCAAAGCCAGTCATTGATAAAAGCATGATTGCGAAACTTTAAAACTTTATGCAAAAGTACCCAAAAAGTACCTATTAACAAGAATTAGCTCAAAATATTATTTATAAAATTCATCTACTAAAAACAAGATACCCAAACTTGATATACATTTGCAATCAATTTTTTTTATAGTATGCAAAAAGGAATTCTTACCATTGCTCTTTTGGTTCTCTCCAACACATTTATGACTTTAGCATGGTATGGCCATCTTAAATTTAAAGAGATGAGATGGTTTGAAAATGTTGGACTTATTGGAATAGTGTTAATAAGTTGGGGAATTGCACTATTTGAATATTTTTTCCAAGTACCTGCGAATCGTATTGGATTTAAAGGCAATGGTGGGCCTTTCTCGCTCGTAGAGCTTAAAGTAATTCAAGAGGCAATTACACTTTTGGTTTTTATGGGGTTTTCATTCTTTGCTTTTAAAACTGAAACAATAAAGCTAAACCATATCATAGGGTTTGGGTTCTTAATACTTGCCGTGTATTTTATTTTTAAAAAATAAAAGAAGGAGGTCTAACGACCTCCTTCGCCCCAAACACTCGATTTTACAAAAAAATCGAAAGCTTCCAATAAAAACCGAACTAACCAACTTTTAAATCTGCTAAACCGGAAGCCTATTTTAATTATTGCAAATATAAGACCAAATGATTATTTCATACTATTTTAAAAGCTAAAAAATACGTTTTATTTTTAATGAATCTATTGTAAAAATTCATGGCCGTTTTTTTTAAGTTTATCAAAGAAAAACCAAACCATTGCGTAATAATGTTTAAATAACATTATATTTGAACTAAATATAACGAATACGGTGATGAAACCTTTAAGAATTAACGCTGAAATAGATTCACCCGAAATATTTTTTAACCCTGAAAGTAGAGTTTTTTCTATTTCAGGGATATCACACCCTGAAAATCCCAAGGAGTTTTATCAACAAGTTATAGATTGGTTAGATGAGTTTTACGAATACATGAAAAACCAAGAACCCTCAAAAATAATAGTTGACCTAAATTTTAGATATATTAACTCCACATCATACAAATATCTTCGTGAAGTATTGCGAAAGATTGCTACATTCAGAGATTCAAATTTTGAGGTTGAAGTTCTATGGTACTACCACGAGGAAGATGAAGAGCTCCTTCATGAAGGAGTTGTACTCTTTGAACTACCCGATATCAACTTACCATACAAATGTATTCCTTACAACTAATCGGTATAAAGTTTCAGGTTTTCAATCCTTGAGATGATACTTTTCAACAGTCTGATTAACACATCCATATCGTTGGCATTTACTGTTGACAATAATCTACCACTTGACTCATCAAACTTTAACTGATTCATAAGCTGATTTGCATCATAACCTGTCATCATTGAAAAGCATCTACATATCTCCTCAACCGAAACATTTCCACCAATAATATTGAAATTATAAAGCATAGAAATTAACAGAGATAACGATTCGTGCGAAATAACAATTGTATTTGCAGCAGGGGTTGGCTTTAATGCAGAATCGCTATCAACTCTTGCCTCAAATTCTGCTTCCAATACCTCTAGCTGTAACTCTTTTAAAGCGTTGACCACTTCTGGATAGAACCTTTTTTTAATATATAGCACTTCGGCGTACTTTTCCTGAAGATTCCCACTCTCAATAGCTTGTAGCTTTAGGTTGATTAATCTAATCCAGGAATCGATCTCAATGGGCAGATACTCATCAACAGGTAGTCTTCGAACTTGCTCTCTTATCCTTGCAATTAATGGATTTAGCTTTTGTAAAAAGAACTCCTCAATTAAAATATCAGATTGATTAATGATGTTATCGGGCGTGAAAAGC containing:
- a CDS encoding DUF1987 domain-containing protein, yielding MKPLRINAEIDSPEIFFNPESRVFSISGISHPENPKEFYQQVIDWLDEFYEYMKNQEPSKIIVDLNFRYINSTSYKYLREVLRKIATFRDSNFEVEVLWYYHEEDEELLHEGVVLFELPDINLPYKCIPYN